In Pieris brassicae chromosome 12, ilPieBrab1.1, whole genome shotgun sequence, the genomic window ATTTGCAATTCTAGCAtagactaaaatatttatataaattaattctgtaTTCTTTAGATAATTACGTAGAATTTTTGAGATTTATAACAGCTGTTAGACATTGTAAGTTAAGTATGACACTTCCAATGAGGCAGAGATACGTCTACATAATATGTTTGACTGATAATTTATGTCTATAGAATACAAAAATGAATCTCTTAATAAACAGCAAATACATAGCGTGACATTTGAATGAAACTTGTCTTTAGAAGAAAACTTcgcattaaaacaaatatcttaaattaatatgactaATTCGGTTATAAATACTAGGTTTATTCTaggattataaatatagatttatacaattatactaaaacagGTCATGTCACATTTATCTCCTCGTCAGATGCGCTATCACTCTCAAAATCATCGAGTTCATTTTGATAGTTTTCCCGCGTAAACATGTTAGCCGCCATCTTGTCGTCGAAGCGGTAACTGTCGTTTTGACAGTTCGATGTCGACgcgtacattttattttttaattcctcGTCTTCGGGTAATGGTGACAGCTTTTGCTTGTCAGCCTCGGCGTCTGATAAATCTGGGTGTGGGTTGTTTTTGTTCGGAAGAGTTTGTTCCCTGGACCCACCAGATGCTAGTAGCTCGCGCTCTTTTGAATTCCGCCATTTCATTCGGCGATTTTGAAACCAGATCTTTACCTATAAAAAAAGACGTTATTAgagttttaatacataaattgatATTGCATAACTTGCATTGTTTTTATGAGTGAcagaaatctttttaattcgCAGTTATAATAGTAGTTATACGGTACTTTTAGTACTTGTTCAATAAgtcagtattttatttttgtacaataatCAAACCTAGAACTATGACATTAAACTACACCACTGTGGAGGCGTATGACGCAAGGGTCCAAAACGCTTcatcattattaaatacattataataaaaaataacaataatttataaaagggGCAACTCGGGATTTGTCGTTTACGCAGTTTTTTGATGAAATAACAGTTTTTGGGAATTGGCACCATCAATCAAATAAAGGCGTGGTAACGCGGTTCCATTATGAGAAATTATTGTCGTTTGATGAAAAGGTCTTAACAAAAATCCATAactttatatcaataataaacacgctaataaagtaatatatcttttacctatataatttttttacaattaggaaagaaatatacagaaaaatagCAACATTAAAGCGAAATGTAAGTGATCTAACCTAACCTGATATAAGTTAAGTTAGATATAAgagtaaacaaaatgtaaacaatcatcgaacactgaataaaatatgagccctttagtttttaccacactcaCAAATTGTAGTtaaacattctcgtttcccaTAATGTCCAACAACATACTTAAGTGTCTCTTAgatttacaaactttttaataactcaagtttttttttgttaaaatagcgtCGCCACTACTCCTAATGTTATCTTTTAAAGACACGtgttacccagcttcaaaaaaagagttttatttgaacatatcCATGGAAAAAATCAAACTTAATTCATAGcaacatttttcttattttaaactgaAATGGCATAAACTAAAGTTTTCTATTCTGTGCAAGTTTCGTTTAGAAATGCATTTAGACAGAtcaattttattctattataaaCAGAGTATAGTGACTTGGAGAATTTATAGatttacacaaaattatcACGCTGctaatgaggtttaagtttcaaattagttttatatttttttgctttttttctgtataattttatataccaaGGACCATGACAAGTCTGTGGCACGTTGCGTTAACTGAGTGCTGTCTGTATAGTGTCTatcgacatatttatatgttcgcagagtgaattcaactgttatgtttttaatattatatactttataatgtGCTTTGGGCCGTGGTGTCCCCAGGCGCTTATTAACGATTTCAGtcgatagtaccggtgacaccagagctggtgcttccCTCTCAACCagtaagtatcgcaatacaagcgaggaaatgctgccagcgttaaaggttaattatttttagtattgctttaaattattatttttctcgacattatcgtattggaaTAGTCTaatgtaaatgaataaataattaatttgtgtgtatattttaagcaaaaaaataaatttgttattattattcctaATTCCACCTAGATGCACCCAAATGTCCCTAGAGAGACCCCTAAACTGGGCTGGCTAATATGGCtatggcaatttttttaagccATAGTTACAATATTCACACATATagtattattcattatgactggtttaaaaatgtaaaatgttcaatataaaaactccttttaaaaatcagctgtgaaaaatatctaatacaGAGGAGCATTTAATTGCACGGTTCAATAGAACGAAAATTCTAAAAAACTTTTGTCTGCAATTTGTATTGTCAATGTCAAGAcaaatttgaaattggaatGACAAATTGCGCCCGCTGATTGGCTGAAACGGATTGATTTAGCGTAGCGCGCAAAATGATTTGTCAAAATTTGAATTGTCACCTTTGTGTGAATTTTTCGATTGAGACGAAATCGAATGTAAGGAATGATCgatgttataattaatgagatttttaaataaaaataatcaatggcgcggCAACCTTTTAAGATCTGGGcctcatttgtcaatctaataggtaagtaggcgAGCCACATGTGCCTgtactttttgagtctaagacaagccgctTTCCTCACCATGTTAACCTTCACAGTTCGAGCGAAAGTTATGTAGATGCGCAAgtaaatgcgcacattgaaagaaagtccattggtgcacagccggatatcgaacctacgatctcagggatgagagtctcaCGCGAAAGCGGCCAACACCGCACTAGagatttaaagttatatttataatattattataatactttactAACTTTTTTTGTACGGTGGGTAAGCTTAAGGTTTAAAAGCAAAGCACCGAAAGCGACTCCTGCGCATGTTGTTTATCTTTACGTAAGATTGATTATTGGAAATCGAAAGCATGGTCATCCCAAGCAAACCTGGGGTCGTACAGAGTCAAAGGGAGCCGGATGGAGACACACTGTGGACGTCCTCTGCCCCATCCAGTTTAAATTTGACAAATTCGACTGTTCAAGCGAAGATTCTGCCTTGAGATGTCTTTTGGAATACGGGCCTTAGCCCCTTAGCCATAGTCTTGGCACCTGATTTagcttatttttaaacttccGTTCTTTATGGAAcgcaaatttatatttgacgtttaaattgtttgatatattaattaaaatagctaTCTAATCAGCATATAAACATGAATAGAGAGACAGACAGTATGATAATCAATAACATAACGCCTATTATGATAATCAGTTCGCAATTTATCCCAACAATTCGTCTCCCATCTTTATCCcgtataaattgtaataaaagttaatatgtcaaaaagtaattaattccCGCTCGGTGTCACCCCTGTTAGTTTAGGGATGTACGAGATATTTGTCGAtgaaaaattgaataaatttgaaatatagtaCTTTATCGTTAAAGTtttgataaaaagaaaatctacTTCCGAAGGACCTCTACTATAGTAATCTGTATTCCACCaatgtaggtatatatttccgtaaaaaagaaatattttattattgctgTCAAGAGGGTAAACAATTATGAATATtgcattaaaacttaaaacaatCCAGTAGCACGCAATATCGCACCACACAACTCACGTGGGTACTCTTTGTATTGAAGAAGACTCATAAATccacaaatatacaatttaaatacataattatttaattccgCACCAgcttgccgtagacccaaaaagtcaagcatagaaggctgatccccaaatgatcatgaaacagatacagaactcTGAGGCTCAGagctaaaaggttgtagcggcaTTGGCATATATAAGTAGAGTGTGCTACTTGATGTTAAAATGTGGCAGTTactatatgattttattttaatgataactCTTAAAGTAAGTTTCCTTACTATCCTCcaagtttaattttgtttctaccctttggagtagagacccttcggccgtggggttcaagtgcacaggcgctaattaaagatttaagttggcgtcTGGTacatagtaccggtgaccttGGAGCTTTCCTCGCTCAGCAAATAAGTACCGCAAtccagcgaggaaatgctgctagcgttaaaggtacactgccacagggtttttttttataaattattcttaactattaatttaaattattattattcattactatgtaggttaaaatattgtatatttgtgtgtggaaataaaaaaatgtctttcgttaggttaaacataaataaatacttatgttTCAATAAATGTCGGATGTTCCAGAGGGATTTGCTATCAATATGCGAATCTTCAGTAGCTTCGTgacaagttaaaaatatttttacattgttGCACCAATATTCATACTTTAAAACGGCAATGTAACGAATGAGAAATAGATTTTATCGATAACAGTTATACATTAAGTGACAGCACTAGCAAGTCGAAAGGGCCGCGCGTCAGCTGCTGGCGGCATATTGTCGGGGCCCGGTCAAGACGAGGGTTTAGACGCAGATTATAACTTGATTTCAGATTGGGGAAATCTTAGCTTTTCatagaaaaaattattacgtttTCATATAAGTTTTCCGCtacgaataaaaaaaacataaattcatctttggctattttcttaaattaaaagcgTCAAATTGATGTTGACGTTGGATAGCTCAACTCAGAGccgatatatttttagatttttaaatttgttaagttttctgttagtaataatttttacaaagcTTTACCTGTTAAAGGTGTATAacgtttaattgttttttttcattcatacAATGCTCTGTACAGCCTATACAAGACTTTTGTCTATTTAAATGTACAAATACGATGCTCTGTACAGCCTTGAAAAGGCTTTTTGCTCACTCACTCTTCGGAGTCTTTAGTCTATGACTTCTTGTAGCGACATGGATAATCATCCCGACATATACAAGATTGATGTTCCCTGTAATTCGGTATTCCGTAGAGAACGGAATCGCGGTCAGTATTGGTAGTAAATGAGTGTTTTGCTAACTCTACTAGACTCTAGAGTGTTTAGGTACTCTAAGTAGTAGTGTTAGTAAAattgttacattattattaattgtcttAGTAAGTTCGGTGCCGGTTGTTGTAGAtatgttcaaatatatgttaagtGAAGCACTTTGTTTGAAAGCTAAGTGTAAACTAACTTTAATCGTTAAAAAatcgttataatataaagttgaGGGTAGTTTTGCGACTCTAATAGAAACTAACTTGGCGTATTGAagagttctcaaatcaagtgacatttatgttattggacattatcgaaAACGAGACTctgaaattacaatatatgaaaaaaaatgtatgggaaaaactaaagggTTCATTTaggcttcaagtgtgcgatgATTGCTAACATTTGCGCTCCTAATTATGTAttagcttaaaaatatttaggtgattgaactaatgttaggttacataactcacgtagatttttggagattcttagACAACTCGGACTACTTAAGATGCTTTATTAACGGATCGTTAAAAGATAACTTTTGTTTAGATTATACTTaactaaagtaaaatttatttaaaaacctttttgtaaattaaacataaaaaatagttgCTGTTTTAACTGTCACAATGGCTATGAAGTTTGCTGttcgttttataaatatatgaaaagaaGTACCTACTTTTacaaactaattaattaattatagctgtaaaattatatatagagaataaataatgcataatttaaactaaaattgtgTAGCTATAGAGTCTCCATAGTCTATGCCGTCCAATGAATCTGATTTTCGGACGCGTTccaaaatttgaaatattcatatttcgaATGAATATTCAAACGTTGGACCGTTTACATTCACGGCGttccaatttcaaatatttgcatttatttattttgaattcgGAACTTTTTGTTGGCGCGGTTTATGATTGACAGCGCGCCATGTTTGTTTATagtcaaatttttatttgcttaacCAAATTGTTTAGAGGGCATTTAACCCttcttttgtaataatattgtaagaTGCAAAATGTCACAAAGGAAATATTGttaacatttgtttaatattattcaatagttTGCAAATAGTGTCGGAGTGAATTTCATTATTGGcatagaatattaattaaccctttttataaattgaatctatacaaaatagtaaaaaaaaaaaaacattcaaacgtaatgtttatttttcaaaataaacataaatttataccAACCACATCCAAATACATCTATTAAACATcagaaaagtaaaaagaccGTTACGAGCTTCTGTGTCATATACGGTGTTTCCCAAGAATCGTATCTAGGACCATCTGGCTAAACGTATGGAAGACCGAATTACTACGATGGTAGTAAAAAATTTCACGCGAAAATAATAACCAAAACATGCAAAATTCAGACGTCTCAATATGGAATACGTCAAACTGCAGTaagctataaatataaaattctaatgcccgccaaaaaaagaaaatcgtTTCAACCAATCCGGAGCCACCGTTCGACTTTTATCCGATACAAATCGACCAATAGTAACCCATTGTAAGACGCAATAACCGCTATTATTTATCTCTTTCTAACCTAAGTAAATACTATATCCGTCGCGGTTTCTTAAGTCTAGACTATAGAGTACATTTCAGCGTGCCATTTCTTTCCgtttcctttttatttcgACACAATTGCTTCAGTCTGGCTATTATgtaacgatattttatttctcttgTGTAAATGGAGTTCGTTTTTATGACTGGAATGAACTGCTTTCTATTATAAAaggatttaatattattttcagtatTATTCTATTAACAGAGCAGCTTTTaacattgatatttattttaaaggataTTATAGAACGAATCACCTCAGAATGGTTTTTACacagaatatatatttgagaaaacaaatctatattttccaattaattatttggaCATAAGCCGGTAATTAGCCAATGAGGAAAGATATTTTGATGGCAACGTTTCTTTATATGACTTAAAATCAAAGTAccaaaagaagaaaaagagaatcctttttttaaataggagCAAATGAGCCCATTGGACATTCACAAAACCGCTGTTCATGGGCCTATGTTTGTGGTTACGTTGCAGGCCCTGAAGGGGTAGAttctttgataaattattgtaaggCCGGTtggtattttctattatttttatcacaaatCAACTCCTCTaacctattttaaaaagattgttTTAGGATATGCACAAGAATAGACAATAGAGCAAAGACAATATTGTCTGTGGCATATGTTATCTGTCCCCTATGGTATAATCGCCGTCAATTAAATCTCCCCTCCCGTTAATTTCCCTCCTTACTCAAATGTTTTAATGCGCGAATAATGGCAAGAATTATTGgactcataatttttttatggacTGGATATAAACacgaaaatgttttaaactataaaaatcatatgaaAACACCTGCTATTTTTCATAACTTCTGCAATAACGTGATTTGCCTGGCCACAGATTAACTCTAAGATTTGCTTAAAGCCGGTGATATGTCAGGACATTGTATTTAAgccttttataaaaacatttatcaacgctacaacctatttaggtctgggctttagatttttgtatctgttttatgattgCCAATCTAAACGACGTACTCTTTTTAACGTCAAAGGcataacgatgttttccttcacctttcaGGCGTATTttgaatgcgcacatagaaagaaactccattggtgcacagctgtgGATCGAACCTAGCATcccagggatgagagtagcacgctgaagccacaaccACTTTTTTgcaccatattcttgcaaatgtcgtaataaaaaacatcgctttataaaattttctgaCAACGCCCTTTTTATTGTCTTTACAATTTGTGATATGTTGAATGATCTTCTAACATAATCCCGAAGCGGAAATAACTCTCAAATAAACCCGTTCCTTATAACGAGATTTCAACAAAGGTTATGCCAGTTAAAGGCATTCCGGAAGAATAAGTATTTCCACGGAAAAtcataaaagaaaaactaaatatgaaaaatagtcAAAATAAACTGACATAGGGTGACCATACGACCACTGAAAATAGGCTTTATTTGGACATTAATGAACGTCACTTAACTTAGTTCggaatacatattatataataatgcgAAGATGGATAATTCTGACAGCTTTTGgaacttattttttaagctTATGTTCGGAATAAATCTATTAATCACTGAATCTAAAAAAAGAGCGAGcccactcgcgagccctcggGCAATGAGAGTTTTAAtaggcggcagtatcacttaacatcagatcagTTTACTGCTCGTTTGCCCTCTGccttctatatataaaaaaggcatATTTAGGCAGACTTAGCATCTTACCTCCAAAGGTAgctatttagtttaaaaaagttttaaccAAAATTAGTTAATCGATAAGGTATTcgtatgataattttttttaatagtggTCTTCAACCACTCAATATAAATTCCCTAAAGCACTGTCTCCCAATTCGAAGGGTTTGCGTGGAATAGGCTACCGGATAGAGtaaaagagcagtgttggcctagtggcttaagcgtGAAACTCTCCTTGAGGAtccatgaggtcgtaggtccaatccccggctgtgcaccaatgaactttctatgTGTGAACTTAACCTTcactcaaacggtgaaggaaaccgacttgccttggACCCAAGAAGTTGAATaacctgcttgcctattagattgtcaAAATATCATGatacagatgcagaaatctcTTTATATTATAGTCAGGCGTTCTAAGAGGATACACTAACTCTTAGAATTCTTCTTCAGCTACTGTGCAGATGAAgtcaatacattaatattgtatcccattttattaaaataactggtAACCCCACAACTTAGGGGAGTAACACAGggtgttacaaaaaaattgctaCCCCAAGGGTAATGGGAGGGGTCTGTCATCCGCAGCCGTCCGCCCCGGGCCTAAACAATTACTTGATGCTAACTCGATATTTGCATTTCTACATTTGGGTTAGATTAAAGAGCTTTTTGCCTCTTGCGgttgatttaaaaagttaatcattgatttgattttatttatgttaaaatgatACAGGTGATGTATCGTAGCAATGCAACAATTATTACGAATGTATTGGGTATATGAATCttaaaaatcagtggcgctacaaccttttcacgcctgggcctcagatttatctgtttcatggacgtttgtcaatctaacaggcaagtaggtgccCGACACTCTCGACTTCTTGTGTCTAAGggaagtcggtttcctcacgacgttttTCCTGACCGttccagcgaatgttaaatgcgcacagagACAGTCCATAGGAGCAGATcgacctacgatctcaggaatgagcacgctgaagccactaggccaacactgcatcAGCTTATTAAGCGGCTAGTCTGtttatctacataataataatagaagtaatttaatttaatatgtgtaTCTGACATAAATTTCTATATGCACTAAAGTAGGTAGTGCATTACGAATTTATACTTCTACCCGCGTAAAATAGAGGGTAGTTTCAAGTAATCTCACCTGACTATCCTTCAATCCGAGTTTTTCGGCCAATTTCTTCCTGTCCGGTTTGGATATGTACTTTTGGACTTGAAACCTCTTCTCCAGCCCTTTTCTTTGGAGATCAGAAAATACCGCACGTCGCATCATCCCACGGCGGGGTTTTCCTAAAAAAATCGTTATATCGATAACACAGTagtaaaagatttatatattagaacgATGGCTGAATAGTTGACACCAAATAAAATTGCTTTATGGTGCTAGagataggttttttttatagaacagagggcCTCCTCCTGTCCGttacaggaggctcacctgatgataaGTGTTACCGCCCATGGGCATTCTCAATGCTAGatcgttgccagccttttaagaattggttcggaaatctttagtgggcagctggttccacatagcggcaTAAAAAACCGCTTAGCTATGTCAAAAAAGTctaggtgatacgggtggaatttcgtattctgcctccacgtctgatgatgaaactcggctgcaggtattaatgtAGAAGATGTAGACCCTCTAGGCAACACCAAGGAATCGTTGTTCGTTCAATACGGTCAAGCTAAtctaaattcattttttacgATAATTTGCCTCtgcataaacacaatttaacattGCGATCTagtataacttttataaaaagactattaattttatactaacctagtttacttaaaaggatatttaacataaagtgtccaataacactacttacactATTAAGGAAAAGACAATCTGTTCTTGTGTACTATTTGGTTTTTACTTACCACTGTTAAACACTTAAGACTAACATGTAACTCATTCTAATTCACAAATTCAAATagttgattttaataattgttatcttgtgtatattttgtagaGAATTGTAAACACTTGTCGCATTAGGGTGAGCTGGTGtgcaaagtaaataaataaatattctgtgtaacaattaatttttgtaagatTTCAAATTCCATAATTGTCATGCATATTAGACAAGATAGCTTTGtaacatatattgtatatttagcATTATATCTGTTGTGgtgaactttaattaataaccgTTCAATAGGGtctcaaagatttttttttaaaaacccgGCGTTATACTCTATATAATACAAACGCAAGGTCCTCCTGTGCGTGACACGCCGTCCACTTTCCATGTCTAAATCTGATTTCCTGATAAGGTTATCTCCGAGCGAGTATCAAGTGCGCACATGGAAAGATcattgcacagccgggatttGAACTTATTACCTCAGGAGTAAGAGTTATACGCTGAAGCTACAAGACCAACTTTgaattcatacatttataatatagtttggacattttgatgtttttacTAGTATATTGCCAATGTTAAGAAAACTTTGTTGACAATatctgttttaatatttttcattattaccTCTAGAACTATGTGCCCATGGAAATCCACCCGGAAGCGGGAAGACCTGGGTATGAGCTTGCGAAGGCCTCACTGAAACAATTGAAATTAAgctatagtaaaaaaaaaaactaatttccaTTCATTACGTGGGTCTCCAAACTTGGAAGTAGTGCGTTCCAGCTCCGACCTCCACAAATGTCATGGAAAAGGAAAATAATTCTACAATTAAAActccaaatattttaaatgtattaaagatgTTTCAATCCTGTAAAactaattttctatgtaaaatatcttatcatctatatcagtaaataaatgtgaaataGAGCAGCTCATCTTGATAAGCCGTTCGCCAACCAGACGGACTGACTAGGTCGAACACTCCTCGTCCTCAAACCTGAACCTGACCACGTACTCAGGTATGAGCTATCTAGCTAGAGAGATTCATCTACCAACTTTTGGATCACGTGTACTCGTCTTCGTCGGAGTAGCCcgttttaaagtataaaaaaataatatactatattattaactataatttaacGAGTTTGCGTGAAGAGGCTCCGTGCAGTTTCCGTCCCCTTGACCTTCTCGCTAGTGCGAACCAGGATTCACCAGAGATCAGCGActgcaaacagtccaaaatggctctgccagcaGTGAACCCGCAATTGACAAAGCTAGAAGCAGCTTAAATAGAACTAATcttaaaacaatgatagggacaattacgggccattgccttcttaataaacatctggtcctaggcgcgacagacagccccatgtgcagaggctgtttcagcgcagaggaaacattcacccacgtagtcctggaatgcgaggctgtggctaaacaacgtgcagatatcctcggaacagtgaggtcgctctgcgaagcctgtgaagtgcccaggTGACTTCTGTGattctggaaggagctaggctggctaaattagccaggagTCCACCAACCTTAAgccttaattataattaagtatcCATTtatcggtgaaggaaaccatATCAAGTTGCCGAAGGCTTTGGGCCTTTTTATCGATAATACCAGATGAATAATGtgatataatacaaaattaggCAGCTTCTTACCTGCTAAATATGGATGATGACAGTGCGCAAGTAGATGCTGCAAGTGCTGATGCTGTACTGGAATTGGGCGGCTGGCAATGGGTTTTGCTATCGGCCATGGGTTTCCCACCATCGTTTGTCTgtaatctgtaaaaaaatgtaataatttgaatatctTGTCCTTACATgcaaaataatagtataattatcACGTGATGCATAATTGCCGCACGATTGCGGTGCGTACTTCAacctatgttttatttattcgatATGATTCACGATTGACGGCCCTTTATAAGTGTACTTTCATTCGAAGTTTGAATATTCGAATTTGTACTGTTATATAGAACACTTGTACTCATCGTAAAAAAGTCCTACTgtactttattcataaaaaatctataaaatacagCTTAAAGCTGCTGTTTTTGCCTCTTTCTGGGAAATTGTGTTTATGCTGACGAAGGGGCAGAAAGGTATTGAATAGATTTTGACGACTGACGAGAGAGATGTCTGACAGTTCTTGCCTTATGAGAACTGATAGACAACGTAAACAAAACTTGtctaaatcattaaaaatatgatacatattttcatatttttttggcTAGTACCTGAGTTACCCACGCATGGTTTGACAACTGACCGGTCTATTAAATTATGGAAATGTCTGGGTTACATTGCGAAGGATGCCCTTGACTGGAATCCTCAAGCTAACAGAAAACAGATCGGCAACGAAGCTGTAATGACGTGGAGTGTAACGAAAGCTGTCCAGGACCGATCAGATCCTGGTTATCTACGCTGGATGTCCTCTATATCCCGTGGGGAAATAGACCAAAGCAAGTACCTAGTATCGTTAAGAGTTGttgttgttaattattttttaacttctgtattaataaattaaataaatagcctTTAATTCTGTTTAACTTACTGGCTAAATATAAAGTTAGTTCTGAGTTATATTAGTTAGGCAATACAACgggaggaaatgctgccagcgttaggTACCTACACGGGCACAGAggccaaactttttaaatttattttaattttctttttattaatttttaattatattaatataaatatgtaggtaacATAATTGTTGTGCGTGTATCAATTGTATACTTACGTAAGTGAAACATCTTTATGaccatcttttttttttaaatgatcaactatatgcaactttacagaaattggttaactaaaataaaattagataaagtttaattattaactttttattattattaaattatttcattttaccttaatactgtagattataacagaatttcatGACTTGTAATAgaactatcattgttatcgttgttatatggcttcgaatctcttcgactCAACCGTGGTttggacaagaa contains:
- the LOC123717364 gene encoding homeobox protein DBX1, producing MCIMYPTENIKHGLKINPFIKENMLKTIQNLCYNNTNVNNFNMSSPFLVDNILHQQKSVIHNQYLNQLEFLQRSNFERSRENSPDIEESKMPEPDDDRNEETVDKVDDDDSKSDEGFVKHEVYYNDYYRNEDREKEVLNIPNLNRRCHCGSFDCPPFSCKKSGIRRLEELEKRFNLNNYQDNSDEDVREKTEDMVKSCDDYNEQKKPLLKFSVSAILGEDTMKTNVNDYRQTMVGNPWPIAKPIASRPIPVQHQHLQHLLAHCHHPYLAVRPSQAHTQVFPLPGGFPWAHSSRGKPRRGMMRRAVFSDLQRKGLEKRFQVQKYISKPDRKKLAEKLGLKDSQVKIWFQNRRMKWRNSKERELLASGGSREQTLPNKNNPHPDLSDAEADKQKLSPLPEDEELKNKMYASTSNCQNDSYRFDDKMAANMFTRENYQNELDDFESDSASDEEINVT